A genome region from Arthrobacter sp. V1I9 includes the following:
- the ftsY gene encoding signal recognition particle-docking protein FtsY: MNDILPIILSIVAALAVIGGLIPVLLKTRKNINQYPGTRDANDPVLPRGGSTAVEDRPAPGIGLRDPDGADLADLDTATVPDDAAGLEVISVETPMPVAGRLIRLRERLVRSNNVMGKGLLALLSSDRIDENVWDEVEETLLLADLGTEPTMQLVDALRERVKVLGTRTPEQVKLLLREELIKLVDPTMDRSLNVQRHADRPAVMMVVGVNGVGKTTTVGKLARVLVAEDKDVILGAADTFRAAAAEQLATWGQRVGVPTVKSDIHGADPASVAYEAVKAGIDQEVDVVMIDTAGRLQNKVGLMDELGKVKRVVEKLAEVDEVLLVLDATTGQNGLSQARVFSEVVNITGIVLTKLDGTAKGGIVVAIQKTLGVPVKLIGLGEGADDLAPFEAEAFVDALLN, encoded by the coding sequence GTGAATGACATCCTCCCCATAATTTTGTCCATTGTTGCTGCCTTGGCGGTTATTGGCGGGCTGATTCCGGTCCTGCTCAAGACGCGGAAGAACATCAACCAGTACCCCGGCACCCGGGACGCCAACGATCCTGTCCTGCCGCGGGGCGGCAGCACAGCCGTAGAGGACAGGCCGGCCCCGGGCATCGGCCTTCGTGACCCCGATGGCGCGGACCTGGCGGACCTGGACACCGCGACGGTCCCGGATGATGCTGCGGGGCTGGAAGTCATTTCGGTGGAGACGCCGATGCCCGTGGCCGGCCGGCTTATCCGGCTTCGCGAACGGCTGGTCCGCTCCAACAATGTTATGGGCAAGGGACTCCTGGCACTGCTTTCCAGTGACAGGATCGACGAGAACGTCTGGGACGAAGTTGAGGAAACCCTCCTTCTGGCGGACCTCGGAACCGAACCCACCATGCAGCTCGTGGACGCGCTGCGCGAACGCGTGAAGGTGCTGGGCACCCGGACTCCCGAGCAGGTCAAACTGTTGCTCCGGGAGGAACTCATCAAGCTCGTCGACCCCACCATGGACCGCTCGCTGAATGTCCAGCGCCACGCTGACAGGCCCGCCGTCATGATGGTGGTAGGCGTAAACGGCGTCGGCAAAACCACTACTGTTGGCAAACTCGCGCGCGTGCTGGTGGCGGAGGACAAGGACGTCATCCTTGGCGCTGCGGACACCTTCCGGGCTGCGGCCGCCGAGCAGCTGGCGACCTGGGGCCAGCGCGTGGGCGTTCCCACGGTGAAGTCGGACATCCACGGCGCCGATCCGGCTTCAGTGGCCTACGAGGCTGTAAAGGCGGGCATTGACCAGGAAGTCGACGTGGTGATGATCGATACCGCCGGCAGGCTCCAGAACAAGGTGGGGCTCATGGACGAGCTGGGCAAGGTCAAGCGAGTGGTGGAAAAGCTGGCCGAAGTGGACGAGGTCCTCCTGGTGCTGGATGCCACCACCGGCCAGAACGGCCTGAGCCAGGCACGGGTGTTCTCTGAGGTGGTCAACATCACGGGTATCGTCCTGACGAAGCTGGACGGTACGGCCAAGGGCGGCATCGTCGTCGCGATTCAAAAGACCCTCGGCGTTCCGGTCAAGCTGATCGGACTGGGTGAGGGTGCTGACGACCTGGCCCCGTTCGAGGCTGAAGCGTTTGTGGACGCCCTGCTGAACTAG
- a CDS encoding MFS transporter has translation MTAAPRGSGATSRILARFRPQRDRLPRDIKVMLAAAFLIALGFGLVAPVLPQFATTFGVGNTEASVIVAIFAFMRLVFAPAGGSMIGKLGERPVYVAGLLIVALSTAACAFARDYWQLLLFRGLGGAGSVMFTVASMALVIRLAPPESRGRVSGAYASAFLIGNVCGPIVGGLLAGFGLRIPFLAYAAALVVAALVVQTQLSHERRGSAEAQQRDPAMKLGKALATGAYRAALVSSFANGWATFGVRMATVPLFAAAVFGAGPEAAGLALAVFAAGNALALTFSGRLADSMGRKPMMISGLLVAAASTAGIGFAGELAWFLAASALAGVGSGLFGPAQQAAVADVIGNGRSGGKVLAVYQMTSDVGAIAGPVLAGVLADRLGYGWAFGVTGGIMLVAACTWFGTRETLRAAKGPGTADGR, from the coding sequence ATGACGGCAGCACCCCGCGGAAGCGGCGCCACTTCAAGGATCCTGGCCCGCTTCCGGCCGCAGCGGGACCGGCTTCCCCGCGACATCAAGGTGATGCTCGCCGCCGCGTTCCTCATTGCACTGGGATTCGGGCTTGTTGCGCCCGTATTGCCGCAGTTCGCCACGACCTTCGGAGTGGGCAATACGGAGGCGTCCGTTATTGTTGCCATCTTCGCGTTTATGCGGCTTGTGTTTGCCCCCGCGGGCGGAAGCATGATCGGCAAACTCGGAGAACGGCCCGTTTACGTGGCGGGGCTGCTGATCGTGGCCCTGTCCACGGCGGCCTGCGCGTTCGCCCGGGACTACTGGCAACTGCTGCTTTTCCGTGGGCTCGGCGGCGCCGGTTCGGTCATGTTCACCGTAGCCTCCATGGCGCTGGTGATTCGCTTGGCGCCGCCGGAGAGCCGCGGCAGGGTGTCCGGAGCCTACGCCTCGGCGTTCCTGATTGGAAATGTCTGCGGGCCGATTGTGGGCGGGCTGCTGGCAGGGTTCGGCCTCCGGATACCCTTCCTGGCGTATGCAGCAGCCCTGGTGGTGGCCGCCCTGGTGGTCCAGACCCAGCTGAGCCACGAGCGTCGCGGCTCCGCTGAGGCGCAGCAGCGCGACCCGGCGATGAAACTCGGAAAGGCCCTGGCGACGGGAGCGTACCGGGCTGCCCTGGTGTCGAGCTTCGCCAACGGGTGGGCCACCTTCGGGGTACGCATGGCCACGGTTCCCCTCTTTGCCGCGGCCGTCTTTGGTGCCGGACCGGAGGCGGCAGGGCTTGCGTTGGCGGTCTTCGCCGCAGGCAACGCTCTGGCGCTGACGTTCTCGGGCCGCCTGGCCGACAGCATGGGACGAAAGCCCATGATGATCTCGGGCCTGCTCGTTGCTGCTGCGTCCACGGCAGGGATCGGCTTCGCCGGCGAACTGGCCTGGTTCCTGGCAGCCTCGGCGCTGGCCGGGGTCGGCTCCGGATTATTCGGACCCGCCCAGCAGGCCGCCGTCGCCGATGTGATCGGCAACGGGCGCTCCGGCGGCAAGGTCCTGGCGGTCTACCAGATGACATCCGACGTCGGCGCCATCGCAGGGCCCGTGCTGGCCGGTGTGCTGGCTGACCGGCTGGGCTATGGCTGGGCGTTCGGAGTTACCGGCGGCATCATGCTGGTTGCCGCCTGCACCTGGTTCGGCACCCGCGAAACCCTTCGCGCCGCTAAGGGCCCGGGCACGGCGGACGGGCGCTAG
- a CDS encoding ammonium transporter produces the protein MELTPGHVWIMVSAALVLLMTPGLAFFYGGMTRAKAALNMMMMSFISIGMVGVVWVLWGASMSSGEGFLQIVGNPFATFGLEGIDTPDGLIKVGYAATFAIITVALISGAIADRAKFGAWSVFVPVWVTLVYCPLAYMVWGGGLFGPEGAVGQALGPAIDFAGGTVVHINAGVAALVLVLIIGNRKGFGKDPNHRPHNIPFVMLGAAMLWFGWFGFNGGAAATAEQGGLIWVNTLAAPAAAMLGWLVTERIRDGHPTSLGAASGVVAGLVAITPACANVSPVGALGLGVVAGVASALAVGLKFRWGFDDSLDVVGVHLVSGIIGTVALGFIALPTDGVGGGLFYGGGMTQMWAQLAAAGIAIAYSAILTAIIALAIHKTMGFRVSQEQETVGVDLSLHAETAYEFGVGGHGGSFQPLHDMITGKTQPEAAQAAEATAEGQKTASATGKESVGA, from the coding sequence ATGGAACTTACCCCAGGTCACGTATGGATCATGGTGTCGGCAGCCCTCGTGCTGCTCATGACGCCGGGTCTGGCATTTTTCTACGGCGGCATGACCCGCGCCAAGGCCGCACTGAACATGATGATGATGAGCTTCATCTCCATCGGCATGGTGGGCGTTGTCTGGGTCCTTTGGGGCGCCTCCATGAGCTCCGGTGAAGGATTCCTGCAGATCGTCGGCAATCCGTTCGCCACCTTCGGCCTCGAAGGCATCGACACTCCTGACGGACTGATCAAGGTTGGCTACGCTGCCACCTTCGCCATCATCACCGTTGCACTGATCAGCGGTGCCATCGCGGACAGGGCAAAGTTCGGCGCCTGGAGCGTCTTCGTCCCCGTCTGGGTCACCCTGGTGTACTGCCCCCTGGCCTACATGGTCTGGGGCGGCGGCCTCTTCGGTCCCGAAGGCGCTGTTGGCCAGGCGCTTGGCCCGGCCATCGACTTCGCCGGCGGCACCGTGGTCCACATCAACGCAGGCGTGGCCGCACTGGTGCTGGTCCTCATCATCGGCAACCGCAAGGGCTTCGGCAAGGATCCCAACCACCGCCCGCACAACATCCCGTTCGTGATGCTCGGCGCGGCCATGCTGTGGTTCGGCTGGTTCGGCTTCAACGGCGGCGCCGCCGCCACCGCGGAACAGGGCGGCCTCATCTGGGTCAACACCCTCGCAGCACCCGCCGCGGCAATGCTCGGCTGGCTTGTCACTGAACGTATCCGCGACGGACACCCCACTTCACTGGGTGCAGCATCCGGTGTGGTTGCCGGCCTGGTGGCCATCACCCCGGCCTGCGCCAACGTCAGCCCCGTCGGCGCCCTCGGCCTCGGCGTGGTAGCCGGTGTAGCGTCCGCCCTGGCAGTGGGCCTGAAGTTCCGGTGGGGATTCGATGACTCCCTCGACGTCGTCGGCGTTCACCTCGTCTCCGGCATCATCGGCACCGTGGCCCTCGGCTTCATCGCACTGCCCACCGACGGCGTGGGCGGCGGCCTCTTCTACGGCGGCGGCATGACCCAGATGTGGGCCCAGCTCGCGGCAGCCGGCATCGCCATTGCCTACTCTGCAATCCTGACCGCGATCATCGCCCTGGCCATCCACAAGACCATGGGCTTCCGGGTCTCGCAGGAACAGGAGACGGTGGGTGTGGACCTCAGCCTGCACGCCGAAACCGCCTACGAGTTCGGTGTTGGCGGCCACGGCGGAAGCTTCCAGCCGCTGCACGACATGATTACGGGCAAAACGCAGCCGGAGGCCGCTCAGGCCGCCGAAGCCACGGCGGAAGGCCAGAAGACCGCATCAGCAACAGGCAAGGAAAGCGTGGGGGCATGA
- a CDS encoding P-II family nitrogen regulator codes for MKLITAIVRPEKLEAIREGLESYGVQGLTVSAASGYGRQRGYTEVYRGAEYNVDLLPKIRVEVLATDEQADDILDVIIASSNTGRAGDGKVWTVDVFEAVRVRTGERGVAAI; via the coding sequence ATGAAACTGATCACCGCAATCGTTAGGCCGGAGAAGCTTGAAGCCATCCGGGAAGGGCTGGAGTCCTACGGCGTACAGGGCCTGACGGTCAGCGCGGCCAGTGGCTACGGCCGGCAGCGCGGCTACACCGAGGTGTACCGCGGGGCCGAGTACAACGTGGACCTCCTGCCGAAGATCCGGGTGGAAGTCCTGGCAACCGACGAGCAGGCCGATGACATCCTGGACGTCATCATCGCCAGCTCGAACACCGGCCGGGCCGGGGACGGCAAAGTGTGGACCGTGGATGTCTTTGAGGCAGTGCGGGTCCGGACCGGGGAACGGGGAGTCGCCGCCATCTAG